A window from Drosophila nasuta strain 15112-1781.00 chromosome 3, ASM2355853v1, whole genome shotgun sequence encodes these proteins:
- the LOC132788766 gene encoding tubulin beta-3 chain isoform X1 has product MREIVHLQAGQCGNQIGAKFWEIISEEHGIDSNGIYVGDSDLQLERVSVYYNEASAVSRSSGGKYVPRAILLDLEPGTMESVRSGPYGQLFRPDNFVFGQSGAGNNWAKGHYTEGAELVDNVLDVVRKECENCDCLQGFQLTHSLGGGTGSGMGTLLISKIREEYPDRIMNTYSVVPSPKVSDTVVEPYNATLSIHQLVENTDETYCIDNEALYDICFRTLKVANPSYGDLNHLVSLTMSGVTTCLRFPGQLNADLRKLAVNMVPFPRLHFFMPGFAPLTSRGSQQYRALTVPELTQQMFDAKNMMAACDPRHGRYLTVAAVFRGRMSMKEVDEQMLAVQNKNSSYFVEWIPNNVKTAVCDIPPKGLKMSSTFIGNTTAIQELFKRISEQFSAMFRRKAFLHWYTGEGMDEMEFTEAESNMNDLVSEYQQYQEATADDEFDHDVNQEEVEGDCI; this is encoded by the exons TTCTGGGAGATCATATCCGAGGAGCATGGCATTGACAGCAACGGCATCTATGTGGGCGACAGCGACCTGCAGCTGGAGCGTGTCAGTGTCTACTACAACGAAGCATCGG CCGTTTCGCGTTCTTCAGGCGGCAAGTATGTGCCACGTGCCATTCTGCTGGATCTGGAGCCTGGCACCATGGAGTCGGTGCGTTCGGGTCCCTATGGCCAGCTGTTCCGTCCGGACAACTTTGTCTTCGGCCAGTCGGGCGCAGGCAACAACTGGGCCAAGGGTCATTACACAGAGGGTGCCGAGTTGGTGGACAATGTGCTCGACGTAGTGCGCAAGGAGTGCGAGAACTGCGACTGCTTGCAG GGCTTCCAATTGACGCACTCGCTGGGCGGAGGCACTGGCTCCGGCATGGGTACGCTGCTGATATCGAAGATACGCGAGGAGTATCCCGACCGCATCATGAACACCTATTCGGTGGTGCCATCGCCCAAGGTGTCCGACACGGTCGTCGAGCCCTACAATGCCACGCTGTCCATCCATCAGCTGGTGGAGAACACAGACGAGACTTACTGCATTGACAACGAGGCGCTCTACGACATCTGCTTCCGCACACTGAAGGTGGCCAATCCCAGCTATGGGGATCTCAATCACCTCGTCTCGCTGACCATGTCCGGTGTCACCACCTGCCTGCGTTTCCCAGGCCAGCTGAATGCCGATCTGCGCAAACTGGCTGTCAACATGGTTCCATTCCCGCGTCTGCACTTCTTCATGCCCGGCTTTGCGCCGCTCACCTCACGCGGATCGCAGCAGTATCGCGCCCTCACCGTGCCGGAGCTCACCCAACAGATGTTCGATGCCAAGAACATGATGGCTGCCTGTGATCCTCGCCATGGTCGCTATCTGACAGTCGCCGCCGTCTTCCGCGGACGCATGTCCATGAAGGAGGTGGATGAACAGATGTTGGCGGTGCAGAACAAGAACAGCTCGTACTTCGTCGAGTGGATTCCGAACAATGTGAAGACAGCTGTCTGTGACATCCCGCCCAAGGGTCTGAAGATGTCGTCCACGTTCATTGGCAACACCACCGCCATCCAGGAGCTGTTCAAGCGCATCTCCGAGCAGTTCTCGGCCATGTTCCGTCGCAAGGCTTTCCTGCATTGGTACACCGGCGAGGGCATGGACGAGATGGAGTTCACCGAGGCGGAGAGCAACATGAACGATCTGGTGTCGGAGTACCAACAGTACCAGGAGGCCACCGCCGATGATGAGTTCGATCACGATGTTAACCAGGAGGAGGTCGAGGGCGATTGTATTTAA
- the LOC132788766 gene encoding tubulin beta-3 chain isoform X2, which produces MREIVHLQAGQCGNQIGAKFWEIISEEHGIDSNGIYVGDSDLQLERVSVYYNEASGGKYVPRAILLDLEPGTMESVRSGPYGQLFRPDNFVFGQSGAGNNWAKGHYTEGAELVDNVLDVVRKECENCDCLQGFQLTHSLGGGTGSGMGTLLISKIREEYPDRIMNTYSVVPSPKVSDTVVEPYNATLSIHQLVENTDETYCIDNEALYDICFRTLKVANPSYGDLNHLVSLTMSGVTTCLRFPGQLNADLRKLAVNMVPFPRLHFFMPGFAPLTSRGSQQYRALTVPELTQQMFDAKNMMAACDPRHGRYLTVAAVFRGRMSMKEVDEQMLAVQNKNSSYFVEWIPNNVKTAVCDIPPKGLKMSSTFIGNTTAIQELFKRISEQFSAMFRRKAFLHWYTGEGMDEMEFTEAESNMNDLVSEYQQYQEATADDEFDHDVNQEEVEGDCI; this is translated from the exons TTCTGGGAGATCATATCCGAGGAGCATGGCATTGACAGCAACGGCATCTATGTGGGCGACAGCGACCTGCAGCTGGAGCGTGTCAGTGTCTACTACAACGAAGCATCGG GCGGCAAGTATGTGCCACGTGCCATTCTGCTGGATCTGGAGCCTGGCACCATGGAGTCGGTGCGTTCGGGTCCCTATGGCCAGCTGTTCCGTCCGGACAACTTTGTCTTCGGCCAGTCGGGCGCAGGCAACAACTGGGCCAAGGGTCATTACACAGAGGGTGCCGAGTTGGTGGACAATGTGCTCGACGTAGTGCGCAAGGAGTGCGAGAACTGCGACTGCTTGCAG GGCTTCCAATTGACGCACTCGCTGGGCGGAGGCACTGGCTCCGGCATGGGTACGCTGCTGATATCGAAGATACGCGAGGAGTATCCCGACCGCATCATGAACACCTATTCGGTGGTGCCATCGCCCAAGGTGTCCGACACGGTCGTCGAGCCCTACAATGCCACGCTGTCCATCCATCAGCTGGTGGAGAACACAGACGAGACTTACTGCATTGACAACGAGGCGCTCTACGACATCTGCTTCCGCACACTGAAGGTGGCCAATCCCAGCTATGGGGATCTCAATCACCTCGTCTCGCTGACCATGTCCGGTGTCACCACCTGCCTGCGTTTCCCAGGCCAGCTGAATGCCGATCTGCGCAAACTGGCTGTCAACATGGTTCCATTCCCGCGTCTGCACTTCTTCATGCCCGGCTTTGCGCCGCTCACCTCACGCGGATCGCAGCAGTATCGCGCCCTCACCGTGCCGGAGCTCACCCAACAGATGTTCGATGCCAAGAACATGATGGCTGCCTGTGATCCTCGCCATGGTCGCTATCTGACAGTCGCCGCCGTCTTCCGCGGACGCATGTCCATGAAGGAGGTGGATGAACAGATGTTGGCGGTGCAGAACAAGAACAGCTCGTACTTCGTCGAGTGGATTCCGAACAATGTGAAGACAGCTGTCTGTGACATCCCGCCCAAGGGTCTGAAGATGTCGTCCACGTTCATTGGCAACACCACCGCCATCCAGGAGCTGTTCAAGCGCATCTCCGAGCAGTTCTCGGCCATGTTCCGTCGCAAGGCTTTCCTGCATTGGTACACCGGCGAGGGCATGGACGAGATGGAGTTCACCGAGGCGGAGAGCAACATGAACGATCTGGTGTCGGAGTACCAACAGTACCAGGAGGCCACCGCCGATGATGAGTTCGATCACGATGTTAACCAGGAGGAGGTCGAGGGCGATTGTATTTAA